One genomic segment of Luteimonas galliterrae includes these proteins:
- a CDS encoding glycosyltransferase family 4 protein, protein MSASHDEASQREAWRLWVALTEQKARCAELEQAAARLHSSRSWRFTQPLRAANATLSRLLARRGEATQPALWPAETTHTADPPIRPQNLHGWLAPVLSPMAGPGPRWLVDVTELSRQDLGAGVERVTRRLLTELLMSPPATHRIEPVRLTADGRYCLARRFLASFAGLRPGALGRDLPVDPMPGDVLIGLDFCRDHAPVLAKSLQLLRDASVPVCLFVHDVLPVAHPEWFPEPVVQSFAGWLEVFEAHADFAICNTNSTACQLENTLAAMGLSLPRGGISSIPLGSDLPPVPGSSPLPLLRPGTVRVLTVGTVEPRKAHWQILQAFEKLWNEGLPFEWVIAGRQGWMVDDLATRLRGHTEIGRRLYWLEGPDDGTLQALYEESDMLLLASRGEGFGLPIAEAGRLGVPLLLRDIPVFREVAGDAAAYFSGDEGADIAAALLRWPQQAENRRSRAKGSWPTWEASACALKSEVARMLRSLAALP, encoded by the coding sequence ATGTCCGCCTCGCACGATGAAGCGTCCCAGCGCGAGGCTTGGCGACTGTGGGTCGCCCTGACCGAACAGAAAGCGCGCTGCGCCGAACTCGAGCAGGCTGCAGCGCGGCTGCACTCCAGCAGGAGCTGGAGGTTTACACAGCCATTGCGCGCCGCAAACGCGACGTTGAGCCGACTGCTGGCCCGGCGCGGCGAAGCAACACAGCCTGCGCTCTGGCCGGCAGAGACGACGCATACGGCGGACCCGCCGATACGCCCGCAAAATCTGCATGGTTGGCTTGCGCCGGTGCTTTCGCCGATGGCAGGTCCGGGACCGCGCTGGCTTGTGGACGTTACCGAGCTGTCCAGGCAAGACTTGGGCGCAGGCGTCGAACGCGTCACTCGACGGTTGCTAACCGAGTTGCTGATGTCGCCGCCGGCCACGCACCGCATCGAGCCCGTTCGATTGACGGCCGACGGACGCTATTGCCTCGCGCGTCGTTTTCTCGCTTCGTTCGCCGGTTTGCGGCCCGGTGCGTTGGGTCGCGATTTGCCGGTCGATCCGATGCCTGGAGACGTGCTAATTGGGCTGGATTTTTGCCGCGATCACGCGCCGGTACTTGCCAAGTCGCTACAGCTGTTGCGAGATGCATCGGTTCCGGTCTGCCTGTTCGTCCACGACGTGCTTCCTGTGGCCCACCCGGAATGGTTTCCCGAGCCGGTAGTCCAGTCGTTCGCCGGCTGGCTCGAGGTCTTTGAGGCCCATGCCGATTTCGCGATTTGTAATACCAACAGCACCGCGTGCCAACTCGAGAACACGCTTGCGGCGATGGGGCTGTCGTTGCCGCGAGGCGGCATATCGTCCATCCCGTTAGGCTCGGATTTGCCGCCTGTTCCGGGCTCGTCGCCACTGCCTCTCCTTCGGCCGGGCACGGTGCGGGTGCTGACGGTCGGCACCGTGGAGCCGCGCAAGGCGCATTGGCAAATATTGCAAGCGTTCGAAAAGCTCTGGAACGAAGGATTACCTTTCGAATGGGTGATCGCCGGCCGACAGGGATGGATGGTCGATGACCTGGCTACCCGACTTCGCGGGCACACCGAGATCGGCCGCCGACTGTACTGGCTGGAAGGGCCGGACGACGGAACGCTGCAAGCGCTTTATGAGGAAAGCGACATGCTGCTGCTTGCTTCTCGGGGAGAAGGGTTTGGTTTGCCGATCGCCGAAGCGGGCAGGTTGGGGGTGCCATTGTTGTTGCGTGATATTCCGGTCTTCCGCGAGGTGGCCGGCGATGCGGCTGCGTATTTTTCCGGGGACGAAGGCGCCGATATCGCCGCGGCGTTACTGCGCTGGCCGCAGCAGGCCGAGAATCGGCGATCACGTGCGAAGGGAAGCTGGCCGACCTGGGAAGCGAGCGCCTGCGCCCTGAAATCGGAGGTCGCGAGGATGTTACGATCACTGGCTGCGTTGCCCTGA
- a CDS encoding ABC transporter ATP-binding protein, which translates to MSAPVLNLENVGKAYVDYGSELRRFARWFGAPMQPVTERWVLRHVTFRVGHGESVGIVGQNGAGKSTLLKMITGTTRPSEGRIALGGQVSALLELGLGFNPELTGRENVVHSAGLMGVPQGRIRQILPSIEDFAEIGEYFDQPMRTYSSGMQMRVAFSVATAVRPQVLIVDEALSVGDTYFIHKCYQRIREFREAGTTLLIVSHDATAIQSLCDRALLLDSGSVALDGEPQQVLDYYNALIAEKENRTMKTDRVVDGRIAMESGTGEAVVQALDLLDEGGSPVEYVGVGHQVSLRAKIKVHSPIDRLVFGYMIRDRLGQPVYGTNTHHTDQACSDLMEGDEVQIIASFPMNVGPGSYSISVALSSTETHLVKNYQWRDLALVFNVANLDHPQFTGTAWIQPRIEVLTSGRRPPADSPATEHEPHVRLAR; encoded by the coding sequence CCTGTGACGGAGCGCTGGGTGTTGCGCCATGTGACTTTCCGCGTAGGCCACGGCGAGTCAGTAGGCATCGTCGGCCAGAACGGCGCCGGCAAGAGCACACTCCTGAAGATGATTACGGGGACGACGCGGCCGTCCGAAGGACGCATTGCGCTAGGCGGACAAGTGTCTGCATTGCTCGAGCTGGGGCTGGGTTTCAATCCCGAACTCACCGGGCGCGAGAACGTCGTCCATTCGGCCGGACTCATGGGAGTTCCGCAAGGACGGATCAGGCAAATCCTGCCGTCGATCGAGGACTTCGCCGAGATAGGCGAGTACTTCGACCAGCCGATGCGCACTTATTCCAGCGGCATGCAGATGCGCGTGGCCTTCAGTGTGGCTACCGCCGTGCGCCCGCAGGTGCTGATCGTCGATGAGGCGTTGTCGGTGGGCGACACTTACTTCATACACAAATGCTATCAGAGGATCCGAGAATTCCGCGAAGCGGGCACTACCTTGTTGATCGTTTCTCACGATGCGACCGCCATCCAAAGCTTGTGCGATCGCGCCTTGCTGCTGGATAGCGGCAGCGTCGCACTGGATGGTGAACCCCAGCAAGTGCTCGACTATTACAACGCGCTGATAGCGGAAAAGGAAAACCGCACGATGAAGACCGACCGGGTCGTCGACGGTCGGATCGCCATGGAGTCCGGAACCGGCGAGGCCGTGGTGCAAGCACTCGACCTGCTCGACGAAGGCGGCTCGCCCGTCGAATACGTGGGCGTCGGGCATCAGGTGTCGCTGCGCGCCAAGATCAAAGTCCATTCGCCGATCGATCGCCTCGTATTCGGCTATATGATCCGCGACAGGTTAGGCCAGCCGGTCTACGGCACCAATACCCACCACACCGATCAAGCTTGTTCGGATTTGATGGAAGGCGACGAGGTGCAGATCATCGCCTCCTTTCCGATGAACGTAGGGCCGGGCAGCTACTCGATATCCGTCGCGCTTTCCAGTACTGAAACCCACTTGGTCAAAAACTACCAATGGCGCGATCTTGCCTTGGTGTTCAATGTCGCCAATCTGGACCATCCGCAATTCACCGGCACCGCGTGGATTCAACCGCGCATCGAAGTGCTAACTTCAGGCCGCCGGCCGCCAGCAGACTCGCCGGCGACGGAGCATGAGCCCCATGTCCGCCTCGCACGATGA